A window of Pseudomonas guangdongensis contains these coding sequences:
- the hpaA gene encoding 4-hydroxyphenylacetate catabolism regulatory protein HpaA, whose protein sequence is MRGNEPIPNINIGQVYDQRYADEDVHYEALGKLADFFGHNMPVHRHDRFFQLHYLTRGAVRVYLDDQQYSESAPLFFLTPPTIPHAFVTHPDSEGHVLTVRQQLVWPLLEAHRSQSGEPRLVSPTCVALGAPDARHASEVEHLDRLFAMLADEFGQQLPARNASLQALTQLIFIALLRLSAEPVKNQHVRHDNLQIFHRFNALIEDRYREHWPLSRYAEAMGVTEARLNDICRRIADLPSKRLVHERLMQEARRLLLFTAGSVNEIGYQLGFKDPAYFTRFFSREAGMTPSEYRLRESARA, encoded by the coding sequence ATGCGCGGCAACGAGCCGATCCCGAACATCAATATCGGCCAGGTCTACGACCAGCGGTACGCCGACGAGGACGTCCACTATGAGGCACTGGGCAAGCTGGCCGACTTTTTCGGCCACAACATGCCGGTGCATCGGCACGACCGCTTCTTCCAGCTGCACTACCTGACGCGGGGCGCGGTCAGGGTCTATCTCGACGACCAGCAGTACAGCGAGAGCGCCCCACTGTTCTTCCTGACCCCGCCGACCATCCCGCACGCTTTCGTCACCCACCCGGACAGCGAAGGCCATGTGCTGACGGTGCGCCAGCAACTGGTCTGGCCGCTGCTGGAGGCCCACCGCAGCCAGTCGGGCGAACCGCGTCTGGTATCGCCCACCTGCGTAGCGCTGGGCGCACCCGACGCCCGGCATGCCAGCGAGGTGGAACACCTCGACCGCCTGTTCGCGATGCTCGCCGACGAGTTCGGCCAGCAGCTGCCCGCGCGCAACGCCAGCCTGCAGGCACTGACCCAGCTGATCTTCATCGCCCTGCTGCGCCTGTCCGCCGAGCCGGTGAAGAACCAGCACGTGCGCCACGACAACCTGCAGATCTTCCACCGCTTCAACGCACTGATCGAGGACCGCTACCGCGAACACTGGCCCCTGTCGCGCTATGCCGAAGCGATGGGCGTCACCGAGGCACGCCTCAACGACATCTGCCGGCGCATCGCCGACCTGCCGTCCAAACGCCTGGTCCACGAGCGCCTGATGCAGGAAGCGCGACGCCTACTACTATTCACTGCCGGCTCGGTCAACGAAATCGGCTACCAGCTCGGCTTCAAGGATCCGGCCTACTTCACCCGCTTCTTCAGCCGCGAGGCCGGCATGACACCCAGCGAGTACCGCCTGCGCGAAAGCGCCCGCGCCTGA
- a CDS encoding OprD family porin, producing the protein MSKISQRSKLALSILAAAMAVPAVSQAALVEDSKASLELRNMYLNRDYRDEATSTTRRAFDNEFQSYGEYWGQGFIAKFESGFTEGTVGVGVDAIGLLGVRLDSGKGRVDGINGGGASGGIGMSPLERNGDPVGDYSELGLTGKVRVSKSTLHIGTLMPTLPVVQYNNTRLLPGTYTGGMITSQEVDGLTLHAGRLTEFNLRDSSNNQEFPDVNANVHTENFDFAGGAYAFSPQLTASYYYGDYDNVYKQHFTGLVHKLPLGEGMSLTSDLRYFKSKDQGRNPSQVDNDMYQGMFTLGVGAHKFGLGFQDLSGDGAFPMVAGADPYSINLVTYNIFTKEETDAWQVRYDYDFASLGIPGLTFMTRYVDGTNIAAGGKNGGQEWERDTDIVYTLQEGTLKGLRFHVRNVTYRTESHIGRDVDENRLIVSYTLPLL; encoded by the coding sequence ATGAGCAAAATTTCTCAGCGCTCGAAACTGGCTTTGAGCATTCTCGCTGCCGCTATGGCCGTCCCTGCCGTGTCCCAGGCCGCTCTGGTCGAAGACAGCAAGGCGAGCCTCGAACTGCGCAACATGTATCTGAACCGTGATTATCGTGATGAGGCGACTTCTACCACTCGCCGTGCTTTCGATAACGAATTCCAGTCCTATGGTGAGTACTGGGGGCAAGGCTTCATTGCCAAGTTTGAGTCCGGTTTCACCGAAGGCACCGTAGGTGTGGGCGTTGATGCTATCGGTCTGCTTGGTGTCCGTCTTGACTCCGGCAAGGGGCGGGTTGATGGTATTAACGGTGGTGGTGCCAGCGGTGGCATCGGCATGTCGCCGCTGGAGCGCAATGGTGACCCGGTTGGCGATTACAGTGAGCTTGGTCTGACGGGTAAGGTACGTGTATCCAAGTCGACCCTGCACATCGGCACATTGATGCCGACCCTGCCGGTCGTGCAGTACAATAATACCCGCTTGCTGCCGGGCACCTACACCGGCGGTATGATCACTTCCCAAGAGGTGGATGGTCTGACACTCCACGCTGGGCGTTTGACCGAGTTCAATCTGCGTGACTCCAGCAATAATCAGGAGTTTCCTGATGTCAATGCAAATGTCCATACCGAAAACTTTGACTTTGCTGGTGGCGCTTACGCCTTCAGCCCGCAGCTGACTGCAAGCTACTACTACGGCGATTACGACAACGTCTACAAGCAGCACTTTACTGGTCTGGTACATAAGCTGCCGCTGGGCGAGGGTATGAGCCTTACTAGTGACCTGCGCTACTTCAAGTCCAAAGACCAGGGGCGCAATCCGTCTCAGGTTGATAATGACATGTATCAGGGCATGTTCACTCTGGGTGTCGGGGCGCACAAATTTGGTTTGGGGTTCCAAGACCTGTCGGGTGATGGAGCATTCCCGATGGTTGCTGGCGCGGATCCCTACAGTATCAACTTGGTGACTTATAACATCTTCACCAAAGAAGAGACTGATGCTTGGCAGGTTCGTTACGATTACGACTTCGCCTCGCTGGGTATTCCAGGTCTGACCTTTATGACTCGTTATGTCGACGGCACCAACATCGCCGCTGGCGGCAAGAATGGTGGTCAGGAATGGGAGCGCGATACCGATATCGTCTATACCCTGCAGGAGGGCACTCTCAAGGGGCTGCGTTTCCATGTGCGTAACGTGACCTATCGTACCGAGTCGCATATTGGTCGCGACGTCGACGAAAACCGTCTGATCGTCAGCTACACCCTGCCGCTGCTCTAA